Proteins encoded by one window of Haematobia irritans isolate KBUSLIRL chromosome 2, ASM5000362v1, whole genome shotgun sequence:
- the drl gene encoding derailed, giving the protein MCPTSISFTIGLFFLALCSLVQSHLNVYLNLHEVMRLIGVSAELYYVREGQVNDYALNFAVPVPANINEISFTWQSLAHNPLAYSLNIITSDPSVLPRPTVNISRIGEIPMEPQTFAIGMKCSGLRDAEVEVTIAVEIILDQQTHNITDLVFRRKKICLAGLQEDSHNEPHQSVDYNGGGVGIPRGGMGGDGFLHDTSSVVDSTRLEEHSSEDGVNNHHLSDNRANAGGIPMGGGILHEFDPMLKETIAPPTGGLITLIIGVVLALILVTTLILIAYCAKGPTKRPNHHGVHLIKTASFQRLPTISSTAHNSIYACPSTITPTYATLTRPFREYEHEPEEFSRRLNELNVQKCRVRLSCLLQEGTYGRIYRGTYNDCQEVLVKTVAQHANQMQVTLLLQEGMMLYEASHPNVLSILGVSIEDYTTPFVLYAAASNSRNLKLFLQEPAYARSVTTIQTVLMSSQLAMAMEHLHNHGVIHKDIAARNCVIDDQLRVKLCDSSLSRDLFPGDYHCLGDGENRPIKWMSLEAIQKKHFNEGSDVWSFGVLMWEMCTLAKMPYAEIDPYEMEHYLKDGYRLAQPFNCPDELFTIMAYCWASLPTERPSFSQLQVCLSEFHTQITRYV; this is encoded by the exons GTGTTTCTGCCGAATTATACTATGTACGGGAGGGCCAAGTCAATGattatgctttaaattttgctgtTCCTGTGCCGGCAAACATTAATGAAATATCATTTACCTGGCAGAGCCTAGCACATAATCCTCTGGCCTATAGTCTCAACATAATCACTTCGGATCCTTCAGTGTTGCCGCGGCCAACAGTGAATATTTCGCGTATTGGCGAAATACCCATGGAACCGCAGACATTCGCCATTGGCATGAAATGTTCCGGCCTGCGTGATGCTGAAGTGGAAGTGACCATTGCTGTGGAAATTATACTGGATCAGCAGACGCACAACATCACAGATTTGGTGTTTAGACGTAAGAAAATCTGTCTGGCCGGCTTGCAGGAGGATAGTCACAATGAGCCTCATCAGAGTGTTGACTACAACGGTGGCGGAGTTGGTATACCACGTGGGGGCATGGGAGGTGATGGCTTTTTGCATGATACATCGTCTGTGGTTGACAGTACACGCCTGGAGGAACACTCATCGGAGGATGGTGTCAACAATCACCACCTCAGTGACAACAGGGCAAATGCTGGTGGTATTCCAATGGGTGGAGGTATACTGCACGAATTTGATCCAATGCTGAAGGAGACAATAGCCCCACCAACTGGCGGTTTAATAACTTTAATAATTGGTGTTGTTTTGGCTCTAATCCTTGTGACAACCTTAATCCTAATTGCTTATTGTGCCAAGGGCCCAACAAAGCGACCCAACCATCATGGTGTCCACCTTATAAAAACCGCCAGTTTTCAGAGGTTGCCCACCATCTCGTCGACGGCCCACAATTCAATTTATGCATGTCCTTCGACTATCACACCTACCTACGCCACCTTGACACGACCTTTCCGAGAGTATGAACATGAACCGGAAGAGTTCAGTCGACGTCTCAACGAATTGAATGTGCAAAAGTGTCGTGTTCGTCTCTCATGTCTACTGCAAGAGGGCACCTATGGCCGTATTTATCGCGGCACCTACAACGATTGCCAAGAGGTCCTGGTGAAAACTGTTGCTCAACATGCCAATCAAATGCAGGTGACCTTACTCTTACAAGAAGGTATGATGTTGTATGAAGCCTCTCACCCAAACGTTCTGTCAATTCTGGGTGTATCGATTGAGGACTATACCACACCTTTTGTTTTGTATGCTGCCGCCAGTAATTCACGGAACTTGAAGTTATTTTTGCAAGAGCCAGCCTATGCCAGAAGTGTGACCACTATACAGACGGTATTGATGTCATCACAATTAGCCATGGCCATGGAGCATTTACACAATCATGGTGTAATACACAAAGATATTGCAGCTAGAAATTGTGT AATCGACGATCAGTTGCGAGTTAAACTATGTGATAGTTCTCTGAGTCGAGATCTCTTCCCAGGAGATTATCATTGTCTAGGCGACGGAGAGAATCGTCCGATTAAATGGATGTCGCTGGAAGCGATACAAAAGAAACATTTCAACGAGGGCAGCGATGTGTGGTCTTTCGGTGTTCTAATGTGGGAGATGTGTACATTAGCAAAAATGCCTTATGCCGAAATAGATCCATATGAGATGGAACACTATCTCAAAGATGGCTATAGGCTTGCACAGCCATTTAATTGTCCCGATGAACT ATTCACAATTATGGCTTATTGTTGGGCTTCCTTACCGACGGAGAGACCCTCGTTTAGTCAGCTGCAAGTCTGTTTATCTGAATTCCACACACAAATCACGCGTTATGTATAA